The following coding sequences are from one Rutidosis leptorrhynchoides isolate AG116_Rl617_1_P2 chromosome 11, CSIRO_AGI_Rlap_v1, whole genome shotgun sequence window:
- the LOC139876934 gene encoding UMP-CMP kinase 4-like: MGTVVNAANKEGTESALSIKKPKVVFVLGGPGSGKGTQCANIVEHFGYTHLSAGDLLRAEIKSGSENGTMIQNMISEGIIVPAEVTIKLLEKAILGTKNDKFLIDGFPRNEENRAAFESLTGIVPEFVLFFDCSEEEMEKRLLSRNQGRVDDNIETIRKRFKVFVESSLAVIEYYDSKGKVKKIDAGKPVEEVFEAVKAIFTPVEDKA; encoded by the exons ATGGGGACTGTTGTTAATGCTGCAAATAAG GAAGGAACAGAGAGTGCTCTTAGTATCAAGAAGCCCAAGGTGGTGTTCGTGCTAG GAGGCCCTGGCAGTGGTAAAGGTACACAATGCGCAAATATCGTCGAGCACTTTGGGTATACCCATCTTAGTGCCGGTGATCTTCTTCGGGCAGAAATAAAATCCGGCTCTGAAAATGG GACTATGATTCAGAACATGATTTCTGAAGGAATAATTGTTCCTGCAGAAGTAACAATTAAGCTACTTGAAAAAGCAATTCTGGGAACTAAAAATGACAAATTTCTTATTGATGGGTTCCCTCGTAACGAGGAAAATCGGGCAGCGTTTGAATCACTT ACTGGAATTGTACCCGAGTTTGTTCTTTTCTTTGATTGTTCTGAGGAAGAGATGGAGAAGCGTCTTTTGAGCCGCAACCAG GGGAGAGTAGACGATAATATTGAGACAATAAGGAAGCGGTTTAAGGTTTTTGTTGAATCTAGTCTTGCTGTTATCGAGTACTACGATTCCAAGGGGAAGGTCAAAAAG ATTGATGCTGGTAAGCCTGTTGAAGAAGTTTTCGAAGCTGTTAAGGCTATTTTCACCCCTGTTGAAGACAAG GCTTAG